Proteins encoded within one genomic window of Embleya scabrispora:
- a CDS encoding FG-GAP-like repeat-containing protein yields MLDFTVTDQVAARVGTPSVILAVQGNETKVDSNNGFKRISREPADTVISINYNTPPDPPTNLRSDPAPINGAASGNCGYIGRLNPDVGRLRLMADRNDPDGDDGELWFALNEMSAGGVEIWNSGWTSWGPNGATGMADVPLDRLTPGSTYRWSIRARDGRRDSEWTHGCTFSVDGTVPAVGEVSSTDFPRNGGGKTADNTGTFHVTATDPDSGVGRVEFALNSTLPVGEASPAVWDEVTSKWRIPDLPITRWGANTLLVRAVDRAGNRSQPLVYEFYAPGNPNATTTLGDITGDTRVDMLATTDGGDLKMYDAGTDPATGGRLVSLAAQGPKTSASGQPTWTGALLAHRGGAGITHDDLFVHDGTNLYVYRNSDGYTALPKPGAPNNGGQYYVSQNRVLAGRPFLCVDARTGQDCAPGIYADDWGRVKQIVAPGDVDGDGALDLITVEGDTNRLFLHSGNGTPGGFDLTAKLLGNTDWADRDIIAPGDVTGDERPDLWVRDRTTGNLYQYPSSVTTTGGIKITDPAAVADDGRRVPIATDLTTAAYPLLHTDGDLDGDKNADLWAEGPGGSLYVIKGNPQGTEPRFAPAQPLANSNTPWTTCEKFSSAGDTNVKLDLCGPILAKYKATGGPTGPLRLPTVGTAADSDGIGRYADFQAVGGGATNASIHWSPTTGAWSVQGNIRNTWLTGGGTHGPLGYPVGDEDTVRDGAGTTIGWISRFAGTATTGAGAVTWTPYTGPAHPITGETYNRWQATGGPRGPLGFPTTDITDTPTKPGAYTHFRTPGTSADNGSVYTTPGAGAHAVWGNIRNRWAELGWEQGYLGFPTSDEYDVTGGRRSDFQGGYVRWNNITGATVDHLPGDTTRDRRNEYSGDFDGDGRADVLTVYDYGQSTSAFFVSAGNADGTFGAPRQVWASLAGHWDTTRVKYTIGDFDGDGRDDIAALHVWNDGSTSLFKFIAHPGGVFSEPIPGYVTPAGNWDWNRAMVMAGDFNGDGKDDVAMLYAKVADPANGTTSVHTWVVRSDGTFDTPLPGWQSAPGGWNAASAKYTVGDYNGDGRADIAALYGWSDGSVTLHTLLAGPDGALAAPVQSWRAAPGTWDWNKTQLTTGDYNGDHRVEIGAMYDLGAGTAEYRVFPTTATGGFTNPVVAWHSAPGTWDTGSAYPLAGDVNGDGRTDISAMYEWNDGSTTLNTLSAKTDGTLNPPVQAWRAAPGTW; encoded by the coding sequence ATGCTCGACTTCACCGTCACCGACCAGGTCGCCGCCCGCGTGGGCACGCCGTCGGTCATCCTCGCCGTCCAGGGCAACGAGACCAAGGTCGACAGCAACAACGGCTTCAAGCGCATCTCGCGCGAACCCGCCGACACCGTGATCTCCATCAACTACAACACCCCACCCGACCCGCCCACGAACCTGCGCAGCGATCCCGCGCCGATCAACGGCGCCGCCTCCGGCAACTGCGGCTACATCGGCCGCCTCAACCCCGACGTCGGCCGACTACGCCTGATGGCCGACCGCAACGACCCCGACGGCGACGACGGCGAACTGTGGTTCGCGCTCAACGAGATGAGCGCCGGGGGCGTCGAGATCTGGAACAGCGGATGGACCTCCTGGGGTCCCAACGGCGCCACGGGCATGGCCGACGTCCCCCTCGACCGGCTCACTCCCGGCAGCACCTATCGATGGAGCATCCGGGCCCGCGACGGGCGACGCGACTCCGAATGGACACACGGCTGCACCTTCTCCGTCGACGGCACCGTCCCCGCCGTGGGTGAGGTGAGCAGCACCGACTTCCCCAGGAACGGCGGCGGCAAGACAGCCGACAACACCGGCACGTTCCACGTCACCGCCACCGACCCCGACTCCGGCGTCGGCCGCGTGGAATTCGCCCTCAACTCGACCCTGCCGGTCGGCGAAGCCTCCCCCGCCGTCTGGGACGAGGTCACCAGCAAGTGGCGGATCCCGGACCTGCCGATCACAAGATGGGGAGCGAACACACTCCTCGTGCGCGCTGTGGACCGGGCCGGGAACCGCTCACAGCCGCTGGTGTACGAGTTCTACGCCCCCGGCAACCCCAACGCAACCACCACGCTCGGCGACATCACCGGCGACACCCGCGTCGACATGCTTGCCACCACCGACGGCGGCGACCTGAAGATGTACGACGCGGGAACCGACCCCGCCACCGGCGGACGACTTGTCTCCCTCGCCGCCCAGGGGCCCAAGACCTCCGCTTCCGGCCAACCCACCTGGACCGGGGCCCTCCTCGCCCACCGCGGCGGCGCCGGAATCACCCACGACGACCTCTTCGTGCACGACGGCACCAACCTGTACGTCTACCGCAACAGCGACGGCTACACCGCCCTGCCCAAACCCGGCGCCCCCAACAACGGCGGCCAGTACTACGTCTCCCAGAACCGCGTACTCGCCGGCCGGCCGTTCCTGTGCGTCGACGCCCGCACCGGCCAGGACTGCGCTCCGGGCATCTACGCCGACGACTGGGGCAGGGTCAAGCAGATCGTCGCCCCCGGCGACGTCGACGGCGACGGCGCACTCGACCTCATCACCGTCGAAGGCGACACCAACCGGCTCTTCCTCCACTCCGGCAACGGAACCCCCGGAGGATTCGACCTCACCGCCAAACTCCTCGGAAACACCGACTGGGCCGACCGCGACATCATCGCCCCCGGCGACGTCACCGGCGACGAACGACCCGACCTGTGGGTCCGCGACCGCACCACCGGCAACCTCTACCAATACCCCTCCAGCGTCACCACCACGGGCGGCATCAAAATCACCGACCCGGCAGCCGTCGCCGACGACGGGCGCCGAGTTCCCATCGCCACGGACCTCACCACCGCCGCCTACCCCCTCCTGCACACCGACGGCGACCTCGACGGCGACAAGAATGCCGACCTGTGGGCCGAAGGCCCCGGCGGCAGCCTCTACGTCATCAAGGGCAATCCACAGGGCACCGAGCCTCGATTCGCCCCCGCTCAGCCACTGGCCAACAGCAACACGCCATGGACCACCTGCGAGAAGTTCTCCTCGGCGGGCGACACGAACGTCAAGCTCGACCTGTGCGGGCCGATCCTGGCCAAGTACAAGGCCACCGGGGGGCCCACCGGGCCGCTGAGGCTGCCCACCGTCGGCACCGCCGCCGATTCCGACGGCATCGGCCGCTACGCCGACTTCCAGGCCGTCGGCGGCGGCGCCACCAACGCCTCCATCCACTGGTCACCCACCACCGGCGCCTGGTCCGTCCAGGGCAACATCCGCAACACATGGCTCACCGGCGGCGGCACCCACGGACCCCTCGGCTACCCCGTCGGCGACGAGGACACCGTCCGCGACGGCGCCGGCACCACCATCGGCTGGATCTCCCGCTTCGCCGGAACCGCCACCACCGGCGCCGGCGCCGTCACCTGGACCCCCTACACCGGACCCGCCCACCCCATCACCGGCGAAACCTACAACCGCTGGCAAGCCACCGGCGGACCCCGCGGACCCCTCGGATTCCCCACCACCGACATCACCGACACACCCACCAAACCCGGCGCCTACACCCACTTCCGCACCCCCGGCACGAGCGCCGACAACGGATCCGTCTACACCACCCCCGGCGCGGGAGCCCACGCCGTCTGGGGCAACATCCGCAACCGGTGGGCCGAACTCGGCTGGGAACAGGGATACCTCGGCTTCCCCACCAGCGACGAATACGACGTCACCGGCGGGCGCCGATCCGACTTCCAGGGCGGTTACGTCCGTTGGAACAACATCACCGGGGCTACTGTCGATCATCTTCCGGGCGACACCACCCGGGACCGGCGCAACGAATACTCGGGGGACTTCGACGGCGACGGGCGCGCCGACGTGCTGACCGTCTACGACTACGGGCAGTCCACCAGCGCGTTCTTCGTCTCCGCCGGCAACGCCGACGGCACGTTCGGCGCGCCGCGGCAGGTGTGGGCGAGCTTGGCCGGACACTGGGACACCACCCGCGTCAAATACACGATCGGGGACTTCGACGGCGACGGCCGCGACGACATCGCCGCACTGCACGTGTGGAACGACGGCAGCACCTCGCTGTTCAAGTTCATCGCCCACCCCGGCGGGGTGTTCTCCGAACCGATCCCCGGGTACGTGACACCGGCGGGGAACTGGGACTGGAACCGGGCCATGGTCATGGCCGGGGACTTCAACGGCGACGGCAAGGACGACGTCGCCATGCTCTACGCCAAGGTCGCCGACCCCGCGAACGGCACCACCTCCGTCCACACCTGGGTCGTCCGCAGCGACGGCACCTTCGACACCCCCCTGCCCGGCTGGCAGTCCGCGCCCGGCGGGTGGAACGCCGCCTCCGCGAAATACACGGTCGGCGACTACAACGGCGACGGACGCGCCGACATCGCCGCCCTGTACGGCTGGTCCGACGGCAGCGTCACCCTCCACACCCTCCTCGCAGGACCCGACGGGGCACTCGCCGCACCCGTACAATCCTGGCGCGCCGCACCCGGGACGTGGGACTGGAACAAGACGCAACTGACCACCGGCGACTACAACGGTGACCACCGCGTGGAGATCGGGGCGATGTACGACCTCGGCGCAGGCACCGCCGAATACCGCGTCTTCCCCACCACAGCCACCGGAGGATTCACCAACCCTGTCGTCGCCTGGCACTCCGCGCCCGGGACCTGGGACACCGGCTCCGCCTACCCGTTGGCCGGAGACGTCAACGGCGACGGCCGCACCGACATCAGCGCCATGTACGAATGGAACGACGGCTCCACCACACTCAACACACTGTCGGCCAAAACCGACGGCACCCTCAACCCACCCGTACAAGCATGGAGAGCCGCACCCGGAACCTGGTAA
- a CDS encoding DUF4238 domain-containing protein translates to MTTNDHTVPQMYLRRFAERRPGRKGQFTLARNVDAMDSPFEVNVRNVASVKGFHWAVAPDGTEHHLAERLMTRIETAATPVFSTILDDSDYALPRRWPLRENERARMSWWIAAQLLRTKRQRRRVNHMIDASEGVVPAPAGVRSFAANNPHLDFIARHLGALAGVVHRRPWGVGFSTACLITGDVPAVILNGHDAPDQVLAAAYWDIVLPLDPHRFLILPGVATIDEPAKHLDHRLVLPGGIGLLLSQIVHDAAESQVFQHPDHTPFPHFRPSGPRLPAPESNTRHEGPRYLLNYDVLASDLIVERRWAQEHPPPREGPPENADAPIDPRELVGRLSSALDARVRSAPPAAIREQ, encoded by the coding sequence GTGACGACCAATGATCACACCGTGCCGCAGATGTACCTGCGCAGGTTCGCCGAACGCCGGCCCGGCAGGAAGGGGCAGTTCACACTCGCGCGAAACGTCGACGCGATGGACAGCCCTTTCGAAGTCAATGTCCGCAACGTGGCGTCCGTGAAGGGCTTTCACTGGGCGGTGGCCCCCGACGGGACCGAGCATCATCTCGCCGAACGACTGATGACCCGCATCGAAACCGCCGCAACTCCCGTCTTCAGCACCATTCTCGACGACTCAGACTACGCCTTGCCTCGGCGCTGGCCGCTGCGCGAGAACGAACGCGCACGCATGTCGTGGTGGATCGCCGCGCAGCTGCTGCGCACCAAACGTCAGCGTCGGCGGGTGAACCACATGATCGATGCCTCGGAAGGGGTCGTGCCCGCTCCGGCCGGTGTGCGCTCGTTCGCCGCGAACAACCCCCACCTGGACTTCATCGCGCGACATCTGGGCGCGCTGGCGGGCGTCGTCCATCGTCGGCCGTGGGGTGTCGGATTCAGCACGGCGTGCCTGATCACCGGCGACGTTCCGGCGGTCATCCTCAATGGCCACGACGCTCCCGACCAAGTGCTCGCGGCCGCGTACTGGGACATCGTCCTGCCTCTGGACCCGCATCGGTTCCTCATCCTTCCGGGGGTCGCCACGATCGACGAGCCGGCCAAGCACCTCGACCATCGTTTGGTCCTGCCCGGTGGAATCGGCCTGCTGCTGTCCCAGATCGTCCACGACGCCGCCGAGAGCCAGGTCTTCCAACACCCCGACCACACGCCCTTCCCTCATTTCAGGCCGAGCGGACCACGGCTGCCCGCTCCCGAGAGCAACACCAGGCACGAGGGACCGCGATATCTCCTGAATTACGACGTTCTCGCCTCGGATCTGATCGTCGAGCGACGCTGGGCTCAGGAGCACCCACCACCGAGGGAAGGACCGCCGGAGAACGCAGACGCTCCGATCGATCCGAGGGAACTCGTCGGTCGTCTGTCGTCGGCCTTGGACGCAAGAGTACGCAGCGCGCCGCCGGCCGCCATCCGCGAGCAATAA